Genomic window (Prevotella melaninogenica ATCC 25845):
AACTTGTTTACTCGTTAACTTGTCAACTAATTAACTATTCTATCAAGCAACTTGTTTACTCGTCAACTCGTTAACTCGTCAACTGGTAAACTATCAACCCTACCCTCTAATCATTGTTATAATCATCTTGAATCGCTCAGGTGCGTTCACAGAGTGAGGTGCACCACTTGGAATGATGAAACCTTCGCCAGCACTAATCACGTGCTTTATGTTTTCAACGGTCAATTCCATTTTTCCATCAACAACCTGAATGAAAGCATCGAATGGTGCGGTATGCTCTGAAAGTCCTTGACCAGCATCGAAACTGAACAAAGTAACACTACCAGCATTACTGTGTACCAATTCTTTACTTACTACGCCACCTTCTGCATAATCAA
Coding sequences:
- a CDS encoding cupin domain-containing protein; the encoded protein is MAKVEKGIVFTSNSVIDYAEGGVVSKELVHSNAGSVTLFSFDAGQGLSEHTAPFDAFIQVVDGKMELTVENIKHVISAGEGFIIPSGAPHSVNAPERFKMIITMIRG